Proteins found in one Bacillales bacterium genomic segment:
- the rpsJ gene encoding 30S ribosomal protein S10 has translation MAKQKIRIRLKAYDHRILDQSAEKIVETAKRAGAKVSGPIPLPTEKAIYTVLRAVHKYKDSREQFEMRTHKRLIDILNPTPQTVDSLMRLDLPSGVDIEIKL, from the coding sequence ATGGCAAAGCAAAAGATACGCATTCGTTTGAAAGCTTATGATCATCGGATTTTGGATCAGTCGGCCGAGAAAATCGTTGAAACGGCAAAACGCGCAGGAGCAAAAGTTTCGGGACCGATTCCGTTGCCGACGGAAAAAGCGATTTACACCGTTCTTCGGGCGGTACACAAGTACAAAGACTCCCGTGAACAGTTTGAGATGCGCACACATAAGCGGTTGATTGACATACTCAATCCGACTCCGCAAACGGTGGATTCGCTTATGCGTTTGGATCTGCCGTCCGGTGTCGACATCGAAATAAAATTGTAA
- the fusA gene encoding elongation factor G: MARDFSLKETRNIGIMAHIDAGKTTATERILFYSGRIHKIGETHEGASQMDWMEQEQERGITITSAATTAQWKGHRVNIIDTPGHVDFTVEVERSLRVLDGSVAVLDAQSGVEPQTETVWRQATNYGVPRIVFVNKMDKIGADFLYSTKTLHERLGANAHPIQLPIGAEDEFEGIIDLVGMEAYYYEDDLGTRTSAKEIPEEYKEQAEEYHEKLIEALSELDETLMEKYLEGEEISKEELKNAIRKATCDVEFYPVLCGSAFKNKGIQLLLDAVVDYLPSPIDVPPIKGFLPDSEEEVERKADDNGPFAALAFKVMTDPYVGKLTFFRVYSGTVDSGSYVQNSTKGKRERLGRILQMHANSREEIKTVYSGDIAAGVGLKDTSTGDTLCDEKNQVILESMEFPDPVISVAIEPKSKADQDKMSIALGKLAEEDPTFKTETNEETGQTIISGMGELHLDIIVDRLRREFKVDANVGAPQVAYRETIRQAGKAEGKFIRQSGGRGQYGHVWIEFEPLERGEGFEFVNKIVGGVVPREYIPSVQAGLEDALQNGLLAGYPLIDVRATLYDGSYHDVDSSEMAFKIAASMALKKAKTICDPVILEPMMKVEVVVPEEYMGDIMGDITGRRGRVEGMESRANAQVVKAFVPLSEMFGYATTLRSSTQGRGVYTMHFDHYEEVPKSISEEIIKKVSGE; the protein is encoded by the coding sequence ATGGCTAGAGACTTCTCCTTAAAAGAAACGCGTAACATCGGGATTATGGCGCATATTGATGCCGGTAAAACCACAGCCACTGAACGGATCTTGTTTTATTCCGGCCGGATTCATAAGATCGGCGAAACCCATGAAGGGGCTTCGCAGATGGACTGGATGGAGCAGGAACAGGAGCGTGGGATTACGATTACTTCCGCTGCCACAACGGCTCAATGGAAGGGACATCGCGTCAATATTATTGATACACCCGGTCACGTCGATTTCACGGTTGAAGTTGAACGTTCTTTACGCGTATTGGATGGCTCCGTAGCCGTGCTTGATGCGCAATCCGGCGTCGAACCGCAAACGGAAACGGTATGGCGTCAAGCAACGAACTATGGGGTTCCGCGAATCGTGTTCGTTAACAAGATGGACAAAATTGGCGCGGATTTCCTTTATTCCACCAAGACGCTTCATGAGCGACTCGGTGCGAACGCCCATCCGATACAGCTCCCGATCGGGGCCGAAGACGAGTTCGAAGGCATTATAGATCTCGTTGGAATGGAAGCCTATTACTATGAGGACGATCTCGGCACGAGGACGTCCGCAAAGGAAATCCCCGAGGAATACAAGGAGCAAGCGGAGGAATACCACGAAAAATTGATCGAAGCGCTCTCTGAGCTCGATGAAACGTTGATGGAGAAATATTTAGAGGGCGAAGAAATTTCGAAGGAAGAATTGAAGAACGCGATCCGGAAAGCGACATGTGACGTCGAATTTTATCCGGTTCTATGCGGTTCTGCCTTCAAAAACAAAGGCATTCAGCTCCTGCTTGACGCAGTGGTTGATTATCTGCCGTCGCCGATCGACGTTCCTCCGATCAAAGGTTTTCTTCCAGACAGCGAAGAGGAAGTTGAACGGAAAGCGGACGACAACGGGCCGTTTGCGGCTCTCGCCTTTAAAGTCATGACCGATCCGTATGTCGGTAAACTTACGTTTTTCCGTGTTTACTCAGGAACGGTCGATTCGGGATCGTATGTGCAAAACTCCACGAAAGGCAAGCGTGAACGCCTTGGACGAATTTTGCAAATGCATGCGAATTCTCGTGAAGAAATCAAAACGGTTTATTCCGGCGACATCGCCGCTGGTGTCGGATTGAAAGACACTTCGACCGGCGACACGCTTTGTGATGAAAAGAATCAAGTGATCCTCGAATCGATGGAATTCCCGGATCCGGTCATTTCGGTGGCAATTGAGCCGAAATCAAAAGCCGACCAGGACAAAATGTCCATCGCACTCGGTAAGCTTGCGGAAGAGGATCCGACTTTCAAAACCGAGACAAACGAGGAAACCGGTCAGACGATCATCTCCGGTATGGGCGAACTGCACTTGGATATCATTGTCGATCGCCTGCGTCGTGAATTCAAAGTGGACGCAAACGTCGGCGCCCCGCAGGTAGCCTATCGCGAAACGATTCGCCAGGCCGGCAAGGCGGAAGGCAAGTTCATTCGTCAATCCGGCGGACGCGGCCAATACGGTCACGTATGGATTGAATTCGAACCGCTCGAACGCGGTGAAGGCTTTGAATTCGTTAACAAAATTGTCGGCGGTGTCGTGCCGAGGGAATACATTCCTTCCGTTCAGGCTGGATTGGAAGATGCGTTGCAAAACGGTTTGTTAGCGGGTTATCCGTTGATTGATGTCAGAGCGACCCTGTATGACGGGTCCTACCACGATGTCGATTCGAGTGAAATGGCCTTTAAAATTGCGGCATCGATGGCGCTGAAAAAAGCGAAAACGATTTGTGATCCGGTCATTCTCGAACCGATGATGAAGGTCGAAGTCGTCGTTCCCGAAGAATACATGGGCGACATCATGGGTGACATCACCGGACGGCGCGGACGCGTCGAAGGGATGGAAAGCCGCGCCAACGCGCAGGTTGTCAAGGCCTTCGTTCCGCTTTCGGAAATGTTCGGTTACGCAACGACGCTGCGTTCCAGCACACAAGGCCGCGGTGTCTACACGATGCACTTTGATCACTATGAAGAAGTGCCGAAGAGTATCTCTGAAGAGATCATTAAGAAAGTTTCGGGAGAGTAG
- the rpsQ gene encoding 30S ribosomal protein S17, with protein sequence MSERNNRKVYVGRVVSDKMDKTITVKVETYKTVPKYNKRVKYSKKYKAHDENNQAKIGDIVKVMETRPLSKDKRFRLVEIVEESVVI encoded by the coding sequence GTGAGCGAACGTAACAATCGTAAGGTGTATGTCGGCCGTGTCGTATCGGACAAAATGGATAAAACCATTACGGTCAAAGTCGAGACTTACAAAACTGTCCCTAAATACAACAAACGCGTGAAGTATTCGAAAAAATACAAAGCGCATGACGAGAACAATCAGGCGAAAATCGGCGATATCGTCAAGGTGATGGAAACCCGACCGCTTTCAAAGGATAAGCGTTTCCGGCTTGTCGAGATCGTTGAAGAATCCGTCGTGATTTAG
- the rplN gene encoding 50S ribosomal protein L14, which translates to MIQQESRLKVADNSGAREVLCVKVLGGSGRKTANIGDMIVCTVKNATPGGVVKKGEVVKAVIVRSKSGVRRTDGSYIRFDENAAVIVRDDKSPRGTRIFGPVARELREKEFMKIISLAPEVL; encoded by the coding sequence ATGATACAGCAGGAAAGCCGATTAAAAGTGGCTGATAACTCTGGTGCCCGTGAGGTTCTCTGCGTAAAAGTATTAGGAGGATCCGGTCGGAAGACGGCCAATATCGGAGACATGATTGTCTGCACGGTAAAAAATGCAACACCAGGGGGCGTTGTCAAAAAAGGCGAAGTTGTAAAAGCCGTTATCGTCCGTTCCAAGAGCGGTGTGCGCCGTACGGATGGCTCTTACATCCGTTTTGATGAGAACGCAGCGGTCATTGTACGGGATGACAAAAGCCCGCGCGGTACCCGTATTTTCGGACCGGTTGCGCGTGAACTTCGTGAAAAGGAATTTATGAAAATCATTTCTCTCGCTCCCGAGGTTCTATAA
- the rplV gene encoding 50S ribosomal protein L22, with product MQAKAVAKQVRISPRKARLVVDLIRGKKVGEAFAILKNTPRAASPIVEKVLKSAIANAEHNYDMEPEELSVETIYVDEGATMKRMRPRAMGRAGRINKRTSHITVVVSDSKEG from the coding sequence ATGCAGGCAAAAGCTGTCGCTAAACAAGTCCGCATTTCTCCTCGAAAGGCTCGTTTAGTCGTAGATCTCATTCGAGGCAAGAAAGTCGGCGAAGCCTTTGCGATTTTGAAGAATACGCCTCGTGCGGCTTCTCCGATTGTCGAAAAGGTGTTGAAATCCGCCATAGCCAACGCGGAGCACAATTATGACATGGAACCCGAAGAACTTTCGGTTGAAACGATTTATGTCGATGAAGGCGCAACTATGAAACGCATGCGGCCGCGCGCCATGGGTCGTGCAGGACGGATCAACAAACGCACGAGCCATATTACGGTCGTTGTATCAGATTCGAAGGAGGGATAA
- the rplW gene encoding 50S ribosomal protein L23 translates to MKDPRDVIKRPVITERSTEQMADKKYTFEVDRRANKTEIKNAVETIFEVRVSKVNTMNIKGKPKRFGRYSGYKPNRKKAIVTLTPDSKELEFFEGV, encoded by the coding sequence ATGAAAGACCCGCGTGATGTGATAAAGCGCCCCGTCATTACGGAACGTTCGACTGAACAAATGGCTGACAAGAAATATACGTTTGAAGTGGATCGCCGTGCGAACAAAACGGAGATCAAAAATGCCGTCGAAACGATTTTCGAAGTTCGCGTTTCGAAAGTGAACACGATGAACATCAAAGGTAAGCCGAAGCGCTTCGGTCGTTATTCCGGGTATAAGCCGAACCGGAAAAAGGCGATCGTCACTTTGACTCCGGACAGCAAGGAACTCGAATTTTTCGAAGGCGTTTAA
- the rpsG gene encoding 30S ribosomal protein S7 produces MPRKGPVARRDVLPDPIYKSKLVTRLINRIMIDGKRGKAQKILYRAFEIIKERTNKDPMDIFEQALKNVMPVLEVKARRVGGANYQVPVEVRPERRTSLALRWLVNYSRLRGEKMMEERLANEIIDAANNTGQAVKRREDSHRMAEANKAFAHYRW; encoded by the coding sequence ATGCCTCGTAAAGGACCTGTGGCGCGTCGCGACGTATTGCCCGATCCGATTTACAAGTCGAAGTTGGTCACGCGTTTGATCAACCGCATCATGATCGACGGCAAACGCGGAAAAGCGCAAAAAATCTTGTATCGTGCTTTTGAAATCATCAAAGAACGGACGAACAAAGACCCGATGGACATCTTTGAACAAGCGTTGAAAAACGTCATGCCGGTGCTTGAAGTTAAAGCTCGCCGGGTAGGCGGAGCGAACTATCAAGTTCCCGTTGAAGTTCGCCCGGAACGCAGAACTTCCCTGGCTCTCCGGTGGTTGGTGAACTATTCCCGCCTTCGCGGAGAAAAGATGATGGAAGAGCGTTTGGCAAACGAAATAATCGATGCAGCAAACAACACCGGTCAGGCTGTGAAACGTCGCGAAGACAGCCACAGAATGGCCGAAGCCAACAAAGCGTTCGCGCATTACCGCTGGTAA
- the rplC gene encoding 50S ribosomal protein L3, translating into MRKGILGKKIGMTQIFSENGQVIPVTVVEAEPNVVLQKKTVETDGYEAIQIGYADKKESRTIQPEKGHAEKANTKAKRFVKEIRGVNLDDYEVGQEVKVDTFAEGDVIDVTGTSKGKGFQGAIKRHNQQRGPMSHGSRYHRRPGTMGAIDPMRVFKGKKLPGRMGGERVTVQNLSIVKVDTERNLLLIKGNIPGPKKSVVTIQSAIKATEAK; encoded by the coding sequence ATGAGAAAAGGAATCTTGGGTAAAAAAATCGGCATGACGCAAATTTTTTCCGAAAACGGGCAAGTCATCCCGGTGACGGTTGTTGAAGCCGAGCCGAATGTTGTTCTGCAAAAGAAAACGGTCGAAACCGACGGATACGAAGCGATCCAAATCGGCTATGCCGACAAGAAAGAATCGCGGACGATTCAACCGGAAAAAGGCCATGCTGAAAAAGCAAACACAAAAGCCAAGCGCTTCGTCAAAGAAATCCGCGGCGTCAACCTTGACGATTATGAAGTGGGTCAAGAAGTGAAAGTTGACACGTTTGCCGAGGGTGATGTGATCGACGTAACGGGAACCTCCAAAGGGAAAGGTTTTCAAGGCGCGATCAAACGTCACAATCAGCAACGCGGACCGATGTCGCACGGCTCTCGTTATCATCGTCGCCCCGGTACGATGGGTGCGATCGACCCGATGCGTGTATTTAAAGGGAAGAAACTTCCGGGACGTATGGGTGGAGAACGCGTTACGGTTCAAAACCTGTCGATCGTGAAAGTAGATACTGAACGGAACCTTTTGTTGATTAAAGGGAACATTCCCGGACCGAAGAAAAGCGTTGTCACGATTCAGAGCGCGATTAAAGCGACGGAAGCGAAGTAA
- the rpsL gene encoding 30S ribosomal protein S12 yields the protein MPTINQLIRKGRQTRTKKSDSPALNKGYNSFKKAQTNVASPQKRGVCTRVGTLTPKKPNSALRKYARVRLTNGIEVTAYIPGIGHNLQEHSVVLIRGGRVKDLPGVRYHIVRGALDTAGVQDRKQGRSKYGTKKPKE from the coding sequence ATGCCGACGATTAACCAATTAATCCGAAAAGGCCGGCAAACGAGAACGAAGAAATCGGACTCACCGGCTCTTAATAAAGGGTACAACAGCTTCAAGAAGGCGCAAACGAACGTGGCGTCTCCTCAAAAACGCGGTGTGTGCACGCGTGTGGGCACATTGACTCCGAAGAAACCGAACTCCGCGCTTCGCAAATACGCGCGTGTACGGTTGACCAACGGAATTGAAGTTACGGCATACATCCCCGGGATCGGACACAATTTGCAAGAACATAGTGTCGTCCTCATTCGCGGAGGACGTGTCAAAGACTTGCCTGGTGTGCGTTACCACATCGTACGCGGTGCACTTGACACTGCTGGTGTTCAGGACAGGAAGCAAGGCCGTTCCAAATACGGAACCAAGAAACCGAAAGAATAA
- the rplP gene encoding 50S ribosomal protein L16, which yields MLMPKRTKYRKEHRGVMKGRAKGGTEIVFGSYGLQSLDSAWITSRQIEAARIAMTRYMKRGGKVWIKIFPQKPYTAKPLEVRMGSGKGAPEGWVAVVKPGKIMFEIDGVPEEVAREALRLASHKLPVRTKFVQREEMGGEADES from the coding sequence ATGTTAATGCCAAAGCGTACGAAATACCGTAAAGAACATCGCGGAGTCATGAAAGGCCGTGCGAAAGGCGGAACGGAAATTGTCTTTGGTTCTTACGGTCTCCAATCGCTCGATTCGGCTTGGATCACAAGCCGGCAAATCGAAGCTGCTCGTATTGCGATGACACGTTATATGAAACGCGGCGGGAAAGTTTGGATCAAAATTTTTCCTCAAAAGCCGTATACGGCTAAGCCGCTTGAAGTTCGAATGGGTTCCGGTAAAGGGGCACCCGAAGGTTGGGTAGCCGTTGTCAAACCGGGCAAAATCATGTTTGAAATTGACGGAGTTCCCGAAGAGGTCGCTCGTGAGGCTTTGCGTTTGGCTTCTCACAAACTCCCGGTCAGAACCAAGTTCGTACAACGCGAAGAAATGGGTGGTGAGGCAGATGAAAGCTAA
- the rpmC gene encoding 50S ribosomal protein L29 encodes MKANEVRDLTTAEVEQKIKALKEELFNLRFQLATGQLENPARLRDVRKSIARAKTVLRERELGIKHG; translated from the coding sequence ATGAAAGCTAATGAAGTTCGTGACTTAACCACTGCCGAAGTCGAACAAAAAATCAAAGCTTTGAAAGAAGAATTGTTCAATTTGCGTTTTCAATTGGCGACGGGTCAATTGGAGAACCCGGCCCGGCTTCGCGATGTACGGAAATCGATTGCCCGCGCCAAGACCGTTTTGCGTGAAAGAGAGCTCGGAATTAAACACGGTTAG
- the rpsC gene encoding 30S ribosomal protein S3, whose protein sequence is MGQKVNPVGLRIGVIRDWESKWYADKNYAELLHEDIKIREYIEKRLKDAAVSSVEIERAANRVNITIKTAKPGMVIGKGGSEVEALRKALNELTGKRVHVNIFEIKKADLDAKLVADNIARQLENRVAWRRAQKQSLGRCMRAGAKGVRTQVAGRLGGADIARTEDYSEGTVPLHTLRADIDYGTAEADTTYGKLGVKVWIYRGEVLPTKGTKQEEGGK, encoded by the coding sequence GTGGGTCAAAAAGTCAATCCGGTAGGACTTCGCATCGGTGTCATCCGCGACTGGGAATCGAAATGGTATGCGGATAAGAACTATGCGGAACTCCTGCATGAAGATATCAAAATTCGTGAATACATCGAGAAACGCTTGAAAGACGCAGCCGTGTCTTCTGTTGAAATTGAACGTGCGGCAAATCGCGTGAACATTACCATTAAGACCGCGAAACCGGGAATGGTGATCGGGAAAGGCGGATCCGAAGTAGAAGCATTGCGCAAAGCGTTGAATGAGCTTACGGGAAAACGCGTTCACGTCAACATTTTCGAAATTAAGAAAGCGGACCTTGATGCCAAGCTTGTCGCCGACAACATCGCGCGTCAGTTGGAAAACCGCGTAGCGTGGCGCCGAGCTCAAAAACAATCACTCGGACGTTGCATGCGCGCAGGCGCTAAAGGGGTTCGGACACAAGTGGCCGGCCGCCTCGGAGGTGCTGATATCGCGAGAACGGAAGATTACAGCGAAGGAACCGTTCCGTTGCACACCCTTCGTGCCGATATCGATTACGGAACTGCTGAAGCGGACACCACTTACGGCAAATTGGGCGTAAAAGTGTGGATTTACCGCGGCGAGGTCCTTCCGACGAAAGGAACGAAGCAAGAGGAAGGAGGAAAATAA
- the rplD gene encoding 50S ribosomal protein L4 encodes MPKVALYNQSGSQVGDLDIQDGVFGIEPNEHVLYEAVVMQQASLRQGTHATKNRSAVRGGGAKPWRQKGTGRARQGSIRSPQWVGGGVVFGPSPRSYSYKLPKKVRRLALKSALSLKVKENELVVIEDLAIDKPKTKEIVNFLNNLSVEKKALIVTADSNEAVELSARNLQGVKVITADNVNVLDVINYENLIMTQDAVKKVEEVLGS; translated from the coding sequence ATGCCTAAAGTAGCTTTATATAATCAAAGCGGCTCCCAAGTCGGAGATTTGGATATCCAAGACGGCGTGTTCGGCATCGAACCAAATGAGCACGTACTTTATGAAGCCGTCGTCATGCAGCAAGCATCGCTGCGTCAAGGAACGCATGCAACGAAGAACCGCTCGGCGGTACGAGGCGGCGGAGCAAAGCCGTGGCGTCAAAAAGGCACAGGCCGTGCCCGTCAAGGTTCGATTCGTTCACCGCAATGGGTAGGCGGCGGTGTCGTGTTCGGACCGAGCCCGCGCAGCTACAGCTATAAGCTGCCGAAGAAAGTTCGCCGGCTTGCGTTGAAATCCGCGTTGTCTTTGAAAGTGAAAGAAAACGAACTTGTTGTGATTGAGGATTTGGCGATCGATAAACCGAAAACGAAAGAGATCGTGAATTTCTTGAACAACCTTTCAGTAGAAAAAAAGGCGTTGATTGTTACGGCGGACAGCAATGAAGCGGTCGAGCTTTCCGCGCGCAACCTGCAAGGTGTGAAAGTGATCACGGCCGATAACGTGAACGTATTGGACGTCATTAATTACGAAAACCTCATCATGACGCAAGACGCCGTGAAAAAAGTCGAGGAGGTGCTTGGATCATGA
- the rpsS gene encoding 30S ribosomal protein S19 → MGRSLKKGPFVDDHLMKKVEKLNENNDKKVIKTWSRRSTIFPDFIGHTIAVHDGRKHVPVYISEDMVGHKLGEFAPTRTFRGHSGNDKKTSR, encoded by the coding sequence TTGGGTCGCAGCTTAAAAAAAGGACCTTTCGTGGATGACCACTTAATGAAAAAGGTCGAAAAACTGAACGAAAACAATGATAAGAAAGTGATCAAAACTTGGTCGCGCCGTTCAACCATTTTCCCGGATTTCATCGGACATACGATTGCTGTTCATGACGGCAGAAAGCATGTACCGGTATACATTTCCGAAGATATGGTCGGTCACAAGCTCGGTGAATTTGCGCCGACTCGTACGTTCCGAGGACACTCGGGCAACGACAAGAAAACATCTCGTTAA
- the tuf gene encoding elongation factor Tu, with amino-acid sequence MAKEKFDRSKPHVNIGTIGHVDHGKTTLTAAITTVLHKTYNRGEVRAYDSIDNAPEEKERGITIATSHAEYETDNRHYAHVDCPGHADYVKNMITGAAQMDGAILVVSAADGPMPQTREHILLSRQVGVPSIVVFLNKTDMVDDEELLELVEMEVRDLLSEYEFPGDDVPVIKGSALKAIEGDDQHEKAILELMEAVDTYIPTPERDHDKPFMMPVEDVFSITGRGTVATGRVERGKVKVGDEVEILGIKESKKTTVTGVEMFKKLLEYAEAGDNIGALLRGVAREDIERGQVLVQPGTVTAHTKFKAEVYVLSKEEGGRHTPFFSNYRPQFYFRTTDVTGTISLPEGTEMVMPGDNVEMTVELIAPIAIEDGTKFSIREGGRTVGAGVVSQIIE; translated from the coding sequence ATGGCAAAAGAAAAATTTGATCGTTCCAAGCCACACGTGAACATCGGAACGATCGGTCACGTTGACCATGGTAAAACGACTTTGACTGCTGCAATTACGACGGTTCTTCACAAAACTTACAATCGAGGAGAAGTTCGTGCTTACGACAGCATCGACAACGCTCCTGAAGAAAAAGAACGCGGGATTACGATCGCTACTTCCCATGCGGAGTACGAGACGGACAACCGCCACTATGCACACGTTGACTGCCCGGGTCACGCGGACTATGTCAAAAACATGATTACCGGCGCAGCTCAAATGGACGGTGCGATTCTCGTTGTTTCCGCTGCGGATGGACCGATGCCGCAAACGCGCGAACACATCTTGCTTTCCCGCCAAGTCGGCGTACCGTCGATCGTCGTGTTCTTGAACAAAACGGACATGGTCGACGACGAAGAATTGCTTGAACTCGTAGAAATGGAGGTTCGCGACCTTCTTTCCGAGTATGAATTCCCTGGCGATGACGTACCGGTTATCAAAGGTTCTGCTTTGAAAGCCATCGAAGGCGACGACCAGCATGAAAAGGCAATCCTTGAACTGATGGAAGCGGTCGACACTTACATTCCGACTCCGGAACGCGACCATGACAAGCCGTTCATGATGCCGGTTGAGGACGTATTCTCGATCACCGGCCGCGGTACGGTTGCTACCGGCCGTGTTGAACGCGGTAAAGTTAAAGTCGGCGACGAAGTTGAAATTCTTGGTATTAAAGAATCGAAGAAAACGACGGTTACCGGCGTAGAAATGTTCAAGAAATTGCTTGAATACGCTGAAGCTGGCGATAACATTGGTGCGTTGCTTCGCGGTGTTGCCCGTGAAGACATCGAACGCGGCCAAGTTCTCGTACAACCGGGTACGGTTACAGCTCATACGAAATTTAAAGCGGAAGTGTACGTATTGTCGAAAGAAGAAGGCGGACGTCATACTCCTTTCTTCTCGAACTACCGCCCGCAATTCTATTTCCGTACGACTGACGTAACCGGAACGATCTCGCTCCCGGAAGGAACGGAAATGGTTATGCCCGGCGACAACGTCGAAATGACTGTTGAATTGATTGCACCGATCGCCATCGAAGACGGCACGAAGTTTTCGATTCGTGAAGGCGGACGTACCGTCGGCGCAGGTGTCGTATCGCAAATCATCGAGTAG
- the rplX gene encoding 50S ribosomal protein L24 gives MHVKKGDKVQVISGKDKGKQGVILQALPKQNRVIVEGVNIVKKHAKPSQDNPQGGIIDLEAPIHVSNVMPLDPDSNEPTRVGYQIKNGTKLRIAKKSGKALD, from the coding sequence TTGCATGTGAAGAAAGGCGATAAAGTCCAGGTCATCAGCGGTAAAGACAAAGGCAAACAGGGCGTCATTTTGCAGGCACTGCCGAAGCAAAATCGCGTGATTGTCGAAGGCGTGAACATCGTAAAGAAACACGCCAAGCCTTCTCAAGACAATCCGCAAGGCGGAATTATCGATCTAGAAGCGCCGATTCATGTTTCCAATGTGATGCCGCTGGATCCGGATTCCAATGAACCGACGCGCGTCGGTTATCAAATAAAGAACGGAACGAAACTGCGTATTGCGAAAAAATCCGGGAAAGCCCTGGATTAG
- the rplB gene encoding 50S ribosomal protein L2 gives MAIRKYKPTSNGRRGMSVSDFAEITTDKPEKSLLESLPKKGGRNNQGRLTVRHQGGGHKRKYRVIDFKRNKDGIPGRVATIEYDPNRSANIALIHYRDGEKRYILAPKGLKVDMTVESGSDADIQVGNALPLKDIPVGTTIHNIELKPGRGGQLVRAAGSEAQLLGKEGKYVLVRLRSGETRMILATCRATVGQVGNVEHELINIGKAGRNRWKGKRPTVRGSVMNPNDHPHGGGEGRAPIGRKSPMSPWGKPTLGLKTRKRNKPSDKYIVRSRKRKKR, from the coding sequence ATGGCCATTCGAAAGTATAAACCGACTTCCAACGGTCGGCGCGGCATGTCCGTTTCTGATTTCGCCGAAATCACGACGGATAAGCCCGAGAAATCGCTGCTCGAATCGCTGCCGAAAAAAGGCGGACGCAACAATCAAGGTCGGTTGACGGTTCGTCATCAGGGCGGCGGCCATAAGCGCAAGTACCGCGTCATTGATTTCAAACGCAACAAAGACGGCATACCAGGCCGCGTTGCTACGATAGAATATGATCCGAACCGCTCGGCGAACATCGCCTTGATCCATTATCGCGACGGAGAAAAACGTTACATTTTGGCTCCGAAAGGGCTTAAAGTCGACATGACAGTTGAATCTGGATCGGATGCAGACATCCAAGTAGGGAATGCCCTTCCGTTGAAAGATATTCCTGTCGGTACGACCATTCATAACATTGAATTGAAGCCTGGACGCGGAGGACAGCTTGTACGTGCTGCCGGATCCGAAGCCCAACTGCTCGGCAAAGAAGGAAAATACGTGCTTGTCCGTCTTCGCTCTGGAGAAACTCGCATGATTTTGGCTACTTGCCGCGCGACTGTCGGTCAAGTCGGTAACGTTGAGCATGAACTCATTAATATCGGGAAAGCCGGACGTAACCGCTGGAAAGGCAAGAGACCTACCGTTCGCGGTTCGGTTATGAACCCGAATGATCACCCGCACGGTGGTGGTGAAGGCCGCGCGCCGATTGGACGTAAATCCCCGATGTCTCCTTGGGGTAAACCAACGCTCGGTCTCAAGACGAGAAAACGCAACAAACCGTCGGATAAATACATCGTTCGCAGCCGCAAACGTAAGAAACGGTAA